The genomic window ATGTGTTGGGTGAAGCTGAGCAGAAATCGCTGGCTGgcgtccccctcctctccccaccccgtCACCCTCCTTACCCATGATGTGTACTCCTTCATTTGGTGCTGGTTGCTATGGGAACCACTGGCATGCCCCCTCCAGAAGcagtcctgacagagctggtaatTATGACATTGTTGGCAGCGGTAGCGGAAGCCCATTATACTCTCACTGTGGCAGTAGGAGCACTCGACCGGGTGAAACACTGCAGGGGCGGAGGGGGCAAGGTGGGGGGGCACACACACCAACATGTGCATTCaagtccacatacacacacaggcgtacatatacacacacaccccaaacgTTGTTAATACAAACACAAATTGGTTTGCAACTGATATCTTTATATAAGACAACAGCACTGGGATGTTTTGCAGGTCTCTCAGACAGCGTTCTTCAAATAAAGGAGTGTGTTCTGtgaacatcagtgtgtgtgtgagactaatGACtaattttgtaccttgtcaatcACGAGGGATTGGGCAGGGTGATGTGATGGTGgaagggtgtgtatgtgtgtgtgtgtgtttgcgcaagTGTGTCTACTATGTGGTGACTCAATGTGATGGTGTGAGACAAAATTCATACCCAGTGCTACCCAGGAACGTGTTAAATATGCCGTGGTGGCGGTGATGGCTCACCATTCTCCACATTAGCCAAGCGATGCATGAGTGGtaaccacaccagacactgaggAGGAGGATCTGACATCATCGTGTCCAGGAATGTGTTGAGGGAGACCTTTTTCTGTCGACAtgcagtagagaggacagagttACACATCACATACAGGTTATGCATATGGGGTAGCTAGTACTACAAATAAAATATAGTTTTATAAAGGATGTTTTATGCACAATTACAACATCCATCCAGTCTCTATACCTATAGTGtgttattcattcattcattcattcattgacTTACTTGAAAATGTATGTTAATTTTCAGTGTAGATAGGGACTCTTACCTGCTGTGCAAAGCAGGTTCGTGTGGCTTGCTCAGTATAGCCAAAGGAAGGCCCCTCAAAAACAGTCATTGGCAATTTGAGAACCTCCCTCAGAAACTGGTCGAATTGGGAGTACACCATTATGCCACCAGGGTCTGATATCTGTGAAAAAATATCTGTGAAGAAAATGGGAGGGGAGGCATtactgaaaaatatatataaataatttatCAAATTAATTGTCAGCTGTCACCATTGTTAGCTAATTGCAGCATTAGACAGTGCAATCATGCTGTGTATTGCATTTACAAAGAACAAAAACAAATTAAAGCTGTGTAGCAATACATAGTAATTACCACAAAACATAAGCTAAAATACCCTAACCTTCCATTTACTTTCCCCATGAGTTGCTGCGGCTGTCTGATGCACTAGATTTGGTGGATTATGTAATAAACCCTATCCTTCAGATTATAAATAATGACTTCTCCCAGCCGTGGAGAGTTAAGGGCCACTGTTCTCTTTTTCATCTAGGAACAATAGTGCAGGCATACAGACTTCAAGGGAAATTCCTCAATAGAGAGAGACTTCACTGACTAAACACATTTTACATTGTTCAGGATAACTATTAATAAGTTAACAAAAAGCTAACATTGACAATTCATTCTCTGCAAATGGTTAATTCTCTCTCTAATGCATTATTCTTAACAAAGATGAACGGGTGAGCTTACATCTTAATTTATCCAAAATCTTTCCTCCGCAGATGGTTGCTAGGGCCATCTTCACAACAAAGACAGACATTTTTCCGAGGCCTTCCCTAAAAGAGGAAATGTGTTTAGTATTTGTGTACTTGTATAATTTGAACAGGTCAAGAATATACAGTTTAAGAATAATACTTGCAATGATTTAAACACTTTAACATTAAAAGGATactccagagtcagatgaactcgtcaATACCATTTTTATGTCCCTGCGTGCAGTTTGGAGGAAgctgctaactagtgttagcataactgctaactagcgttagcataACTGCTAActacaatatatatacaaaagtacatGGAAAACCCTTCAAATCAGTGGATTCAGCTAtatcagccacacctgttgctgacaggtgtataaaattgagcacacagccatgcaatatcTATAGACAAACATACTGAAGAGCGCAGTGACTTTCAACCTGGCACAGTATtaggatttttaaaaatgtttttacttataaatcgtctgtcctcgattccaaacttcctctggaagcaacatcagcacaagaactgttcgtcgagaggttcatgaaatgggtttccatagcgGAGCAccccacacaagcctaagatcaccatgcgcaatgccaagtgaagggctggagtggtgtaaagttcactggagcagtggaaacgcgctCTATGAAGTGATGAATTACGCTTCACAATCTGACAGTCCGATGACAAATCTGGGAtaggcggatgccaggagaacgctacctgccccaatgcatagtgccaactgtaacatTTGGTGGGAGGAGGAATACTGacctggggttgtttttcatggtttgggctaggccccttagttccagtgaagggaaatcttaatgctacagcataaaattatattctagatgattctgtgcttccaactttgtggcaacagtttgggaaaggccctttcctgtttcagcatgacaatgcccccgtgcacaaagcgatgtccatacagaaatggtttgtcgagatcggtgtggaagaacttgactgacctgcacagagccctgacctcaacctcatcgaatacctttgggatgaattggaatgccgattgcgagccaggcctaatcacccaacatcagtgcctgacctcactaatgctcttgtggctaaatggaagcaagtctctacagcaatgttccaacatctagtggaaagccttcccagaagagtggaggctgttatagcagcaaaggggggaccaactccatattaattcccataattttggaatgagacatTCGACGAGCTTGTGTCCACAAacgtttggtcatgtagtgtagcatTAGAGAAATGACTGGATGTCTATGgtaactgctagcatgctagtaaaTACCATAGaattccagtcattgcactaaccGTAGTTAGCATTTGTTCACAAAACTATgtttaacttccttcatactggattcAGAAACCTAAAAatagtatccatgagttcatctgactctggggaagtaaatAAAATCCTTAGTATCCCTTTAAGTTGCTCTTATACCTGTGCAACTTGCCTgaaacggcaggtagcctagtggttagagtgttgggccggtaaccgaaaggttgctacatcaaatccctgagctgacaaggtaaaaatctgtcattctgcccctgaccaaggcagttaacccactgttcctaggctgtaaataagaatttgttcttaactgacttgcctagttaaataaattaaaaataacGCTTAAAACAAGCAAAAAGTGCCCAATTGCATTTATCTTCACTATGTCATTTTTACTGTTTACTTTCTCTTGTCTTTCATCAGAAGTAAAGATGAATCAAGGGCACAAGAACATTGTGAGCATCGTTATAACAACATTCAGTCTGGACTTCCAAACTCCCATGAAAGAccttgtgtactgtggacagatTTATCACCTATCAACACTTCCCTTCAattaaatgacacacacacacaaacacacacacacacacacacacacacacacacacacacacacacacacacacacacacacacacacacacacacacacacacacacacacacacacacacacacacaaacagagaaaaAAACGTCCCATCATCATGCTCAGTGAACGTCCCACAGTAATGAGGTGATGGTGGATACTCACGGGTCATAGGCAGCCAGGAGAAAGTTGAGTAGCAGACTGATGGActgttccacattgatctggtgtgTGGTGGGCATGCGCTTGTTGAGCTGGTAGAAGATGGTCGATAGTATTGCTTCCAGGCGAGCCACAGTGAACTCTGTGTTGAGGTCCATGGTGTTCAGGCCGTTCTCTCTGAACGCCTCGATCACGTTCCAGATGTCCACCAAATGGACTGTAAAAGAACAGAATGGAATAGAATCCAATAGAAATGCATGTACACTGTTCTCTTTTAGCGGTCATTTTTTAGAGACAACTTTACAACTATTACTATCAAACACAGGATATCACACCATACTCACAACTATTACTATCAAACACAGGATATCACACCATACTCACAACTATTACTATCAAACACAGGATATCACACCATACTCACAACTATTACTATCAAACACAGGATATCACACCATACTCACGACCATTACTATCAAACACAGGATATCACACCATACTCACGACTATTACTATCAAACATAGGATATCACACCATACTCACGACCATTACTATCAAACACAGGATATCACACCATACTCACGACTATTACTATCAAACACAGGATATCACACCATACTCACGACTATTACTATCAAACACAGGATATCACACCATACTCACGATTGCATTTCTTCTGAACGAATCTGAGTTTGCAAGCAGTTCTATATGTGGACAATCTTATGGAATCCAACTCTTGTGCCCCTGTAGGAAAAATACATTAATTGTGAAAGGCAATATGAAAGACAGTATCACAGGAATGCTGCTAAGGATAGACTGTGCGGAGCTCTTGGGAGAAAAGTGTTGCTCATAGGCTATTCATGTGGACATTAACACTAGATGTCTGTTTCGTTTTCCGAATGAACGCTGTTCTTCTGTGTAGGCCTATACTGGATGCTAATGATATTAATATTTTATAGAATTAACCTAGTAAATGACTTGGTAAATGCCATTAATAACATTATTATGTATACTATAGTTATAATACTTGGAATGTGCGTCTCTCTTTAGAGATGGCCCTGGACACTTACGCATCTCTGCGAACAGTTGTCGTCTCTCCGCCATGATGTCGCCACTCCTCCCACAATCTTCAATCATTCTGATCAGAAGGAGAGGAAAACTGAGTGACTATTCATTAGTAATGACTTAGCAGGATTACACCACTGGATATGACAGTTTACTTTCTAATAGTGATACCTTTGTAATGGATGAATGTGTGCAGCAAAATATAGTGCTTCCCAGGTAATCATTTTGCCATTTGAATACATGAATGTAACACTACTAACTCAACAGCTTgttagtagttgtagtattattcACATAGTAGTGCTACTGCTCAGCTGTAACTTCTatcatgtactgtatgtcctacGGTCCTACTGACTCGATGCATTTAGCAAGCCCTCAGTACAGAGTTAAACACACTATTCAACAAGCGCAACACTATCCCCTTGGCTATCACCACCATTACACTCTACATACTGTATCATCATCCACTTGATGTCACTATCCACACACTATTTTCTAAATTCACTTCATTGTCTGAATCTGAACAAGATACTGTATCAGTAGTTCCAAGAGGCCATCACTAAACATCATCTGTAAAATTATTGACACTTAGGGTCATTTTTTTTCATCAATGCTGAGCATTTTTTACCTCCTCACACTGCCCATCTTCACTTGAATAAATGGTGGCATGCATGACCAGTGTTTCCTctatatttatttaaattgtgGCAGCCACTCCAAAAAATATGATGTAAAATGTTTTCATTGTAAACTTAAATGACTAAAACtaaatatactgtacagtatgtagaaaagataatggagcTATACATTTTAAATAAGgtaatctttgagaactaacaaaactgtccagtgtttccaggttcctatgaaatatgacctataattacctacaatatgagtgaaatagttttccttccaaaaaCTGGTAGCTAAGTATGTTAAAAAGCAGATGTTCTATTTCGGAATGGTATCGGTGTACCCctacaacagaatggtgtgggtgtacaccaacaacagaatggtgtgggtgtacaccaacaacagaatggtgtgggtgtacaccaacaacagaatggtatgggtgtaccccaacaacagaatggtatgggtgtaccccaacaacagaatggtatgggtgtaccccaacaacagaatagtatgggtgtaccccaacaacagaatggtgtgggcatatacCAGTCATTAAAAATATGAATACAGTAGaccactgattggccagctcattctCCCCAAGaccactgattggccagctcatcttTCTCAGTAGTATGACATCATATTCTATAGCCTTGGTCACACTGCAGGACTTAATGCTCAATTccgttttgtttttcaaatccatTTTGGAATATCGACTGTCCAAATGGCAAATTTACAAGTGGGAAATgggatttgtgtgtgttcagataGCAGTTATTTGCTAACATGGCTACGCTAGTGGTGTAGGCGGATTGGTGGTGGTGCTCGtgcttcctatcactcagaagttCTGTAGCAAACTAAGGTGACAACAATGCCTGCCATGGACGTTTCCCATTTGCTTAGAATGTTCAAAATCAAAGTATAAGAACACTTTTAAAGCCTTAAAGGATaagatgatccaactttcaaAATGAGTTATTTTTgtctagccacagcagtcaactatcTAGCTAGGTAGCGGTTTAGCTTTCTAGCACATTAACTAATTTGTTTGAAAGCAATTTGTTAATTTTTTCtcgccacagcagtcaactatcTAGCTAGGTAGCGGTTTAGCTTTCTAGCACATTAACTAATTTCTATGTAAACAATgaacaagctagttagctaccacatgttcttgtcaaactgtcaacagagtaACTAACAAGCAACAAGATATACCAAATAACACTGTAAAACCCAGTTTAGggcaaataaatcagatttgaccGTTCAGACACAAGCCGTATGGCCAGGAATCAAATGTGTATCTGATTTCAAAAGAACCTATGAAAGTGGTTTGAAATGTGGCTTGAAATACACAattccatgtgctttttggctGTTCGGGAATGCAGGAAAAAGAACAGATTCAAGTGGGATATGCcaaaaaaaaatgatttgatcCAATTCAAACTGCCATGTGAACAAGGCTTAAGAGAAAACAGCAAGCATTTTTTAAACGGTCTGTTTAAGATGCAAGTTTGAGATGGGTTTCGtctccaatttatgctttggccacaaatgcGAGTACAGGTTGAGTCAACATATTATTTGGgcatgagttaacagaatatgatttttttaaagttcgattttcactggacagttacttcaAAAGtccaaatgtgtagaattgcaggaaattagcttaaaCTGAAAATGTTCTCTCAGCACcatgattttttgttgttgtagaattacaggaaactagctttaaaactgtaaaatattatctctgccccatggtaaaatgtgtagaattgaaggaaattagctttaaaacagcaaaaaaCAGTCTGTGCAGCCAAGAGGGACTAaaatcctaggggaaacactgatgaCAGATAGGTTCTTACCGGTTGACCTTCAGGACACACTAAAAAATGTAAGTATGCAAACAAAAGTCAGGGCATTGAAAAACTTGAGTGAGACAAGGAAGAGTGTTTCACAGGGGGCAGAGTGGCAGAGCGAGCTAACGCTCACACCATGCCTCGCTGCACTGTCCAAGGCTGTCTAACACACATAGTCATGTGCTAAGTTGCCATAGTAACACAGAATCTCGTCACTCCattgtccatttaaaaaaaaaaatagggtGCAATGTCTTCGTATCCCCTTAGAGTGGTCCAAGTTTGTGGAGCAATGTTTTTCACCACCCTCTCATCATACATCTTCTCTTGAAGATCGAACAGGCACCATTAATGTTTGAATCAGGATTTGAATACATTGTAATTACAAATAGAATAAAACTAGGATAGAACTTGTCAATTATACAATGAGAACAGAAATTATAAACAACTTTGACTCATTACACTCGTTCTACTAAGACTGGCCAATTTTCAACAAATAAGACTTTAGAATTTATATAATTGAAAGTGATAAATATGCTTATATTATGCAGGAACTTCCAAATGTTTCATTACAAAGTCTAATTCAAGGTACTGTACACATAAACAAAGATGACAACTATTTTTATGCACACAGATCCTTTTCTGCAGAGTTACGCcctctatggtaacactgggtAAAATTGGTTAAAAAAATACTGAATTCATTAGACACGGTATTTATACAATAAAGATGACTGTAAACaaaaattatctgtctgtaatgTAAAGTTTGAGTTGAAGTAAGTAACAACAATGTAAAACACATTTCAGTTAATAATTCATGAATCATCCAAGAGCAATCTACGGTAGATGTCTCATATACAGTAGTACAGAAACACATAACTAACTAATAATAACATGTTAACATACTCAAACTCCCTTTTCATATCACAAAAGTAACAGAGACAAGTTATTGTGCTAAGTATTTGACCTTATAAAGGCTATTTTTAAACTGTGAAATAAATAGCTAAGATTGATACAAATTACTACTCCCCTGGTGAAGATTGAAAACTACAAGCAACACAAATCAGGAGATTACAAACTTGTCAATGTTGAACGTACCCTTCAGAATGTACCATGTTCCTCtgtttccttctccttctccttgttTGTCTGTGTGCTACTCCAAAGGTTTGTCTTTCTTAACAACTGTACAGAGTATAAAGCCCTCTCTACCAGGCAAGCATGACAACAAAAGCAGCCAGCCTCAGTTGGACGGTGGTTAGCTTAGCTACAGTCAGATATCTGAAATTAGAAACTGTCAGGACACAGCTTGTGCTGCTGCCTCTATCTTTAACTTCAAATGAGCAGGCTCCACATTCTTGTACAGATTTGCTTGCTCTCCAGTTGCAGTCCCTTCCAACCTCTCGCTTGGCGCCTGCCCAGCAAGCATTACTCTTGCTCTGTGCCAGTGTCAAATACACTTGCAGTATTAGAAAATAACTGCCCTGAA from Oncorhynchus masou masou isolate Uvic2021 chromosome 3, UVic_Omas_1.1, whole genome shotgun sequence includes these protein-coding regions:
- the LOC135512682 gene encoding dystrobrevin alpha-like isoform X4 gives rise to the protein MVHSEGMIEDCGRSGDIMAERRQLFAEMRAQELDSIRLSTYRTACKLRFVQKKCNLHLVDIWNVIEAFRENGLNTMDLNTEFTVARLEAILSTIFYQLNKRMPTTHQINVEQSISLLLNFLLAAYDPEGLGKMSVFVVKMALATICGGKILDKLRYIFSQISDPGGIMVYSQFDQFLREVLKLPMTVFEGPSFGYTEQATRTCFAQQKKVSLNTFLDTMMSDPPPQCLVWLPLMHRLANVENVFHPVECSYCHSESIMGFRYRCQQCHNYQLCQDCFWRGHASGSHSNQHQMKEYTSWKSPAKKLSNALSKSLSCASSREPLHPMFPDMPEKPLNLAHIVPPRPMNSTNDFMLSHSMPTSGNPYSTKNLLESSSRQEEEHSLIARYASRLASDAAAAQQQQRVPNDISFSLDANKQQRQLIAELESKNREILQEIQRLRVQHEQASQPPTCTSQQNPTLLAELRLLRQRKDELEQRMSALQESRRELMVQLEQLMLLLKEEERKQATYGDS
- the LOC135512682 gene encoding dystrobrevin alpha-like isoform X5, with product MVHSEGMIEDCGRSGDIMAERRQLFAEMRAQELDSIRLSTYRTACKLRFVQKKCNLHLVDIWNVIEAFRENGLNTMDLNTEFTVARLEAILSTIFYQLNKRMPTTHQINVEQSISLLLNFLLAAYDPEGLGKMSVFVVKMALATICGGKILDKLRYIFSQISDPGGIMVYSQFDQFLREVLKLPMTVFEGPSFGYTEQATRTCFAQQKKVSLNTFLDTMMSDPPPQCLVWLPLMHRLANVENVFHPVECSYCHSESIMGFRYRCQQCHNYQLCQDCFWRGHASGSHSNQHQMKEYTSWKSPAKKLSNALSKSLSCASSREPLHPMFPDMPEKPLNLAHIVPPRPMNSTNDFMLSHSMPTSGNPYSTKNLLESSSRQEEEHSLIARYASRLASDAAAAQQQQRVPNDISFSLDANKQQRQLIAELESKNREILQEIQRLRVQHEQASQPPTCTSQQNPTLLAELRLLRQRKDELEQRMSALQESRRELMVQLEQLMLLLKTYGDS